TGGAGCAGAAGTAATGTTTTCACTGTTAGAAATTAGAAACAAACTATATCTGTGgtcctctccctttcttcttccAGGTCAGTCAGAGAGTGTAAGGGACGTCCAGTTCAGCATGAAGGATTATTTCACATTTGCTGCATCCTTTGAGAATGGCAATGTCCAGCTGTGGGACATCAGACGGCCAGACCGCTACGAGCGGATGTTCACCGCCCATACTGGCCCTGTGTTCTGCTGCGACTGGCACCCTGATGACAGGTAAAAGAAAGGGACTTGGGGCATACTATCTGCTACTTGTGATTAGTAGGTCTTCATGTAGTAGGCTTTTAATACTGTCAACCGTTATGGAgttctctttttatttccatttcaggGGATGGCTGGCCACTGGTGGCCGGGACAAGATGGTGAAAGTGTGGGACATGACCACCAACCGGGCCAAGGAGATCTACTGTGTCCAGACGATTGCCTCAGTGGCACGGGTCAAGTGGCGGCCTGAGAGGAAGTTTCATTTAGCCACCTGTTCCATGATGGTGGATCACAACATCTATGTGTGGGATGTCCGCAGACCTTTCATTCCCTTCGCCACATTTGAGGAACACAAGGATGTGACCACTGGTATTGTGTGGCGCCACCAGCACGACCCTCATTTTCTACTTTCTGGCTCTAAGGACAGCACACTTTACCAACACATGTTCAAGGATGCCACCCGTCCCGTGGACAAGGCCAACCCCGAGGGTCTGTGCTTTGGACTGTATGGTGACTTGGCCTTTGCAGCCAAAGAGAGTCTGATCAGCAGCGACGCCAACAGAAAGCCTTACCCTGGAGGCGACCGACGCTAcccaatttttttcttcaagaagCCCGACCCGACCGAACAGTTTGCCCATGTGTCCAGTGCCCTTAGCGTCTTTGAGACAGACTTGGACAGTAACCGCATGGACTGGTTTGTGAAGACAGCACAACTCTACCTCCTCTGTGGGAAGCCATTTGCCGAGCTGTGTGATCACAATGCAAAAGTGGCGCAGGAGCTCAGAAGACCTCAGGTCAGACAAACGAAGACTGTTACaaatctgagctatactataaaTAATCCACACAGGTTTTTATGTTGTCAATTTAAATGGAACCTTGACAGAtaacgatttaaaaaaaaaaatgtataggacatataacacatttttatttattctattggAAAAGTAAGTAACTGCACTAGGGTGGCAActaacagttattttcattatctaTTAACGTTCTGATTCTCGATTAATCATTTTGTTGAAAGGGTCAATAAATTATAAACAACGCCCATCGTAAGTTCCTAGAGCCCATAGTGATGTCTTAAAATGTATAGTTTTGTCCGACTAAACATAATTTCTCCTCGAAACCCAACAATGACTGTTAGGGTTATTTGAAATTGAGTCTTTAAACTAGTAGCCTTAAGCCCATATTATCAACATAAATAGTGTAAGTAATGACTTTAGGAATAAGAAATGTGATTAAATTGTTTCTTGACATCAAGTAATTTTGTTTGGCATGTGTTATGAATAACCAATCTTTTTTCTGTAATACAAAGGTTTCCACAACATGGACCATGTTGAGAATCATGTTCTCTGACCCAGCAAACCTCACAACGCCCGGTCTAAACCACAACCTCAATAAACTGGGCACCTTGCCTTTAATGAACAGGTAAATAGGTGTTTTAGTGTGCCCTTACAAAAACTGTTATAACCAGTAATCCCCATTATCATCTGATGTTGATGTACATTATGCTTTCAGTTTCAACATGAAGGAAATTAGTTCAGGGATGGGCACAGAGAGCAGACTGGAGCGCAGTAAAGGTGAGAGCAGGCAGGACAACATCCACCTAGAGCCTGGAAACTCGCACGCCACCAATAATAATGAAGGTGAGGGTGGCTTTCAAATTTCTTAGAGGCTTATCTGTttgtccttgtgttttttgtattttattttaaactaaataagCCATTCATTCGATTTCCCTTCAGAAAATGAGGAGACCGAGGGAAGCGACGGCCAGGCTGAGTACATGTTCTGTGATGCTGAGTTAGATGACGATGACCTCTACTCCATGGAGAATGACAACCAAGCAGGTCAGTCACAGTCCTATCTCTGAGGAAGCTAAAAGAGTTGCTTACGTAAGTGACTATTTATAACTGCCGCCATGCTCAGCGCTCTTTTGTCTACTATTATCTCTGCTccttttgtcacaacagaagaGCAGGAGTACACGCTGCCCCAGGAGGCCTTCCAGCTGCGCCACGAGATCATAGATAACCTTCCTGCTCCAGAGCACCTTCAACAGGACAAGGCCGACTCCCCCCACGTCAGCGGCAACGAGGCAGAAGTCAATTTTTTGACACCCATCGAGTCCTTCTCGCTCATCTCCATTTCCCAGTCACTCTTCAGCCCACATTTACCCGCCAGCTTCTTCTGTCCCATTGTGCGGGAAATGCTGAGCTATTATGCCGAGCAGGGCGACGTGCAGATGGCCGTGTCTGTGCTTATCGTCTTGGGGGACCGCATTCGCAAAGAGATTGATGACCTCACCCAGGTTAGATAGAGATTAGTGTTGGAAAGAAATCATCAAATATTTAATGGACTAGAACTTaagagttgtttttgttgacaaaggcattaacataaaaaaatttaaaatttagtttcttcagaaaaaaaagaagaagcttacGTTGTGCTCAAAAGAATAAGTCACTGACTTAAAGCTAATCTTAATGTTGAAAAGCAAGCACGAATTGAAAGTAGCATCACCTCGGGCTTCCGTCTAACCCTTCCCCATGCCCTCGGCCTCCCACCCACACACTGAGGTGCACGAGCACCGCTGCGATGCTGCTTCAGATCAGAGCGGACAAAGGACCGCAATTTTACTTCATGTCTCATTTACTGATGAGCAAACACCTAATTTTATCATACTGAATGTTTACAACAAACATGACTACTGGTAGCACTGCGGCAACGACTCACATTTATCTTAGGCTTGTACTCTGGAGGGGTAGAGGACGCGCAGCGGGGCTTGGAGGTATTTTATTGGTTCCTTCCAAGAAGACCACGAGGCAGTACTTACTGGGTATTTTTACAAGATTACCGCAGCTACAGATGACAGATGATCTTTCTGCTCCCTTCTCAGAGCCCATAAGTTATTTTTTGCTGTTGGGGTGCAAACAATATTTTAGTAAGTGTGTATTGGAAATAGTTACAAACCCTAGAGTTTAAATATGAGAAATCAGGATAGtttgtgtaaatacagtaaacCTTAGCGTTTGTTCCAAAGACAAATCCATTGCAAATCATTCCTGTGAAATTGAAAAAGACCAGCAAAGTTTAGGGATTCTTTAGGCTTAATGGATGACTGTAAGTTGTAAATGGCTTAGGTGATAACTTCTAAAACACCCAAGTCTTAAAATTCAATTACGACGTGGCAGTTAAGAAAACCTAAACCCTGAACCAGTTGTTTCTATTTCAGGAGCACTGGTACATGTCCTACATAGACCTGTTGCAACGATTTGAGTTGTGGAACGTGTCCAATGAGGTCATCAAGTTGAGTACGTGCAGTGCCATAACCTGCCTGAACCAGACATCTACAACACTTCATATCAACTGCAGCAACTGCAAGCGGCCAATGAGCAACAAGGGCTGGATTTGTGACAGGTATGGACCGTTTTATTGGGGGGGTTGGTTACTGGACCATTCCTTTGTTGGACCAGTAACTTCCTGAAGTCTCAACAGAAATTACACCAACAACAAATGTTTACTGCTTCTTCTGCTATCTTATATGCAATTTCTGTACAGTACACttggtatttatttaattctGACACAAACCAAGCTCTGACAAATGCCCTGCGTTACTCCTCTAGGTGCCACCagtgtgccagtgtgtgtgcagtttgccACCATGTGGTAAAGGGACTGTTTGTGTGGTGTCAGGGCTGCAGCCATGGTGGACATCTGGAGCACATAATGAACTGGCTCAAGAGCAGCGCTCACTGCCCTGCTGGCTGCGGCCACCTGTGTGAGTACACCTGAGCCCATCACAACCACTGTTcacacagctgctgctctgAGGGAATCGAACCTCACACCGGCCTagatcagacacacacacaccttagacAAATGAAACGCCTTTATTCCTTCACATGGGCCTGGATCCTTTAATCactgtggaaatgtgtgtgtgtgtgtgtgtgtgtgtgtgtgtgtgtgtgtgtgtgtgtgtgtgtgtgtgtgtgtgtgtgtgtgtgtgtgtgtgtgtgtgtgtgtgtgtgtgtgtgtgtgtgtgtgtgtgtgtgtgtgtgtgtgtgtgtgtgtgtgtgtgtgtgtgtgtgtgtgtgtgtgtgtgtgtgtgtgtgtgtgtgtgtgtgtgtgtgtacacacacatctgttGGAGGATAAGTGCTACATGTGCTCTCCTGGACAGCCATTCAAGAGCAAAGACATTCATATTTGAATTAGTGAAATTGTATATAAGCATATGttacaataaatataacaatatttttttttgtggattcACACTTGGTGCATTTTACGTTGTTTTTAAACCCCTCGAAAAATCCCGAAGGCTGTCCAGGAAGAATTCTGTTAATCTGAGGTAGATTGTTAATGTTTGTACATAATGCTacatcttattttgaaagactGTAGATAATGTTGAATTAATTTATATAAGAAATGGCTCTCTATTCCAACAATATATTAAAGCAATACACTTGAAGTTGTTCTTGACCATTAAAGTCTGTTTTGTCTAGTGCATTTAACAGATAATAGCTTCAGTTTCCGCATACCCTTTCTGATGAATCACAGTGAATGTAGACTGAATCCAGGTCATTTGAACTTCCACTTACCTTAATATTCTGTCGGCTGCACACTTTCACACCTGGCAGCTGCCCAGTTACATCTAGTCGTCTACCTTTGTGTGCTGAGCAGTTGCAGTGGAGCATTCAAGATACAaagtcttgctcaagggcaccttagTGAGAGGAAAGAACAACTACGTATTCATATTTCCCAGCTACGCTTTACTCTCTTTGCCCTAGAAATCCCAACTGGCAACCTGCCAAATGTCTCTAGCCTCAAGTCTACCGGCTAGACACAAAGTGTGCTACTCAGTGTGTGGCTTGTCATAGCAATATAGTCATAGCTTGCTACGGGTGAGATACACAACCGATAAGTGTGGAAGCCAACAGAGACGACTTCTGTCTAGATAAAGCTCAACAGAACAGCTTTGTCTTGGGTGGAATTAGACTGTTTCCCTGTTCCATCCCACTACTGTGGAGCCTGATTGCAACTGGTTGGAGGATTTTACATCATAGTTGTCAGTTTTAATGGCAGACCCTCATGACACGAGTAAATTATCACTGAGAGATGAAGAATATTTTATCAGTCTAGTCTCAACTCTCAACACTGTTTATTTGcccacatttacattttgtacgCTGTTCAGCATCATAGGTGTTTGTGATCCTCTCCTGTCTGTCACCCTTTTTTATGACAGCTTAACATATCACTGGTACAGTAATCATCACCTTGAATAGAGTCCTATCGTTCCCATTAACGACTCTACAGTTGTCCCGTCAATCATGAAGGCCAAAGCAGTGATG
This sequence is a window from Etheostoma cragini isolate CJK2018 chromosome 21, CSU_Ecrag_1.0, whole genome shotgun sequence. Protein-coding genes within it:
- the wdr24 gene encoding GATOR complex protein WDR24; this encodes MEKMSRVTTALGSSAISGRTMFCHLDAPANAISVCRDATQVVVAGRNIFKIYALEEEQFVEKLNLRVGRKPSLNFSCADVMWHQMEENLLATAATNGAVVTWNLGKPSRNKQDQLFTEHKRTVNKVCFHPTEVYMLLSGSQDGFMKCFDLRKKESVSTFSGQSESVRDVQFSMKDYFTFAASFENGNVQLWDIRRPDRYERMFTAHTGPVFCCDWHPDDRGWLATGGRDKMVKVWDMTTNRAKEIYCVQTIASVARVKWRPERKFHLATCSMMVDHNIYVWDVRRPFIPFATFEEHKDVTTGIVWRHQHDPHFLLSGSKDSTLYQHMFKDATRPVDKANPEGLCFGLYGDLAFAAKESLISSDANRKPYPGGDRRYPIFFFKKPDPTEQFAHVSSALSVFETDLDSNRMDWFVKTAQLYLLCGKPFAELCDHNAKVAQELRRPQVSTTWTMLRIMFSDPANLTTPGLNHNLNKLGTLPLMNSFNMKEISSGMGTESRLERSKGESRQDNIHLEPGNSHATNNNEENEETEGSDGQAEYMFCDAELDDDDLYSMENDNQAEEQEYTLPQEAFQLRHEIIDNLPAPEHLQQDKADSPHVSGNEAEVNFLTPIESFSLISISQSLFSPHLPASFFCPIVREMLSYYAEQGDVQMAVSVLIVLGDRIRKEIDDLTQEHWYMSYIDLLQRFELWNVSNEVIKLSTCSAITCLNQTSTTLHINCSNCKRPMSNKGWICDRCHQCASVCAVCHHVVKGLFVWCQGCSHGGHLEHIMNWLKSSAHCPAGCGHLCEYT